One region of Miscanthus floridulus cultivar M001 chromosome 19, ASM1932011v1, whole genome shotgun sequence genomic DNA includes:
- the LOC136529375 gene encoding uncharacterized protein, with amino-acid sequence MAVSLPSPVPIPPALLHAAAALALAAAAHFLHLPSLFLYALHTYIHPDAVPSNTPRAVLRPPGSNAGPALGSSKRGAAKDEDPFDATSAQLYRLRLSHATLATRPHFAAYHLALLLPLALLPPALLLSAATAASPLAPLAPAAYLFVALLRHVVVPSPRPALLAAALGALLITTLLSSSPFAGALASLAALPAARFARAFWLGTDQPRTGLAVLSSSAPARLLLHLAVLVSSVATILRCCGFVDGAEQEATLLAAAAGLQLLAARPAVQMYLNEAVFCWYQRLHTSRAPDTEYGRGKVFLHNHHLCAVATQLVAPPLLVLSLLALWRVQGKDFFEGVEGLYWLVGWSVAMKEAALLAARWVVAVWSVATVITLVSYKRGWLFVL; translated from the coding sequence ATGGCCGTGTCCTTACCCTCCCCCGTCCCGATCCCGCCGGCGCTCCTCCACGCGGCCGCGGCGCTCGCGCTGGCCGCCGCCGCTCACTTCCTCCACCTCCCGTCGCTCTTCCTCTACGCCCTCCACACCTACATCCACCCGGACGCCGTCCCTTCCAACACCCCGCGCGCCGTCCTCCGCCCGCCGGGCTCCAACGCCGGCCCCGCCCTGGGATCCTCCAAGCGCGGCGCCGCCAAGGACGAGGACCCGTTCGACGCCACCTCCGCGCAGCTCTACCGCCTCCGCCTCTCCCACGCCACGCTCGCCACCCGCCCCCACTTCGCCGCCTACCACCTCGCGCTCCTCCTCCCGCTCGCGCTCCTGCCGCCCGCGCTGCTGCTCTCGGCCGCCACCGCGGCCTCCCCGCTCGCGCCGCTCGCCCCCGCGGCCTACCTCTTCGTCGCGCTCCTCCGCCACGTCGTCGTCCCGTCGCCGCGCCCCGCGCTGCTCGCCGCCGCGCTCGGCGCACTCCTCATTACCACCCTGCTCTCCTCCAGCCCCTTCGCCGGCGCGCTCGCGTCGCTTGCCGCGCTCCCGGCTGCGCGGTTCGCGCGCGCGTTCTGGCTCGGCACCGACCAGCCTCGCACCGGGCTCGCCGTGCTCTCGTCGTCTGCGCCGgcgcgcctcctcctccaccttgccGTGCTCGTCTCCTCTGTGGCCACGATCCTTCGATGCTGCGGGTTCGTGGATGGCGCGGAGCAGGAGGCGACGCTGCTCGCCGCCGCGGCTGGGCTGCAGCTGCTGGCGGCGCGGCCGGCCGTGCAGATGTACCTGAATGAGGCTGTGTTCTGCTGGTACCAGCGTCTGCACACGAGCCGCGCGCCGGACACCGAGTACGGCCGGGGCAAGGTCTTCTTGCACAACCACCACCTCTGCGCCGTGGCCACGCAGCTCGTTGCACCGCCACTGCTCGTGCTGTCGCTGCTTGCATTGTGGCGGGTGCAAGGGAAGGACTTCTTTGAGGGCGTGGAGGGGTTGTACTGGCTTGTTGGATGGTCTGTTGCCATGAAGGAGGCGGCATTGCTTGCGGCCCGGTGGGTCGTGGCTGTGTGGTCGGTGGCGACGGTGATCACGCTCGTGAGCTACAAACGTGGATGGTTATTCGTCTTGTGA